A window of Eikenella corrodens contains these coding sequences:
- a CDS encoding SIR2 family NAD-dependent protein deacylase, with product MQKIVVLTGAGISADSGLRTFRDTDGLWEGYKVEEVCTPEAFARNPKLVIDFYNERRRQARAAEPNAAHRALAELEKYYQVQIVTQNVDDLHERAGSSNVLHLHGELNKARSSADENYVIEWTGDQSVSDTDPQGRPMRPHIVWFGEAVPLIETAARRVSQADKILVVGTSMQVYPAAGLLEYAPYEAERYLVDPRPPKGLANISIIEAKAKDGVPPLVEKLIAEAARR from the coding sequence ATGCAAAAAATCGTCGTCCTCACCGGCGCCGGCATCAGCGCCGACAGCGGCCTGCGCACCTTCCGCGACACCGACGGCCTGTGGGAAGGCTACAAAGTGGAAGAAGTGTGCACGCCCGAAGCCTTCGCGCGCAATCCCAAGCTCGTGATCGACTTCTACAACGAACGCCGCCGCCAAGCGCGGGCCGCCGAGCCCAATGCCGCCCACCGCGCGCTGGCCGAACTGGAAAAATATTATCAGGTTCAAATCGTTACCCAAAACGTGGACGACCTGCACGAACGCGCCGGCAGCAGCAACGTGCTGCACCTGCACGGCGAATTGAACAAAGCCCGCAGCAGCGCCGACGAAAACTACGTAATCGAATGGACGGGCGACCAATCCGTCAGCGACACCGACCCGCAAGGCCGCCCCATGCGCCCGCACATCGTTTGGTTCGGCGAGGCCGTGCCGCTGATTGAAACTGCCGCCCGCCGGGTATCGCAAGCCGATAAAATACTGGTGGTCGGCACCTCGATGCAGGTGTATCCCGCCGCCGGCCTGCTGGAATACGCGCCCTACGAGGCCGAACGCTATCTGGTCGATCCGCGCCCGCCGAAAGGCTTGGCAAACATCAGCATTATCGAAGCCAAAGCCAAAGACGGTGTGCCGCCGCTGGTGGAAAAACTGATTGCCGAAGCCGCGCGGCGCTGA
- a CDS encoding carbon-nitrogen hydrolase family protein — protein sequence MQTIRAAAIQLVSHTDPAVNRRSVVQQVAAAAQAGADWVLLPEYWPLMGRHDTDKLAQAEQFGRGPLQIFMAELAARHRIVLFGGSIPLLANESGKIINSLLVYGRDGQCLSRYDKTHLFSYTGIGESYREADTIEAGNRIPPSVEIDGWRYGQGVCYDLRFPEIFRAQQPFDVLLLPAAFTYTTGKAHWQTLLQARAIENQCYVIAAAQGGLHDSGRRTYGHSMIIDPWGEILAERPEGEGWIMAELKPQRLHTVRNQLPALQHRRF from the coding sequence ATGCAAACCATCCGCGCCGCCGCCATCCAACTCGTTTCCCACACCGACCCCGCCGTCAACCGCCGCAGCGTCGTACAGCAAGTGGCCGCTGCCGCCCAAGCAGGTGCCGACTGGGTGCTGCTGCCCGAATACTGGCCGCTGATGGGCCGGCACGACACCGACAAACTCGCCCAAGCCGAACAATTCGGCCGCGGCCCCCTGCAAATCTTCATGGCCGAGCTGGCCGCCCGCCACCGCATCGTCTTATTCGGCGGCAGCATCCCCCTGCTCGCCAACGAAAGCGGCAAAATCATCAACAGCCTGCTCGTATACGGTCGCGACGGCCAATGCCTCAGCCGCTACGACAAAACCCACCTCTTCAGCTACACCGGCATCGGCGAAAGCTACCGCGAAGCCGACACCATCGAAGCCGGCAACCGCATCCCCCCGTCGGTGGAAATCGACGGCTGGCGCTACGGCCAAGGCGTGTGCTACGACCTGCGCTTCCCCGAAATCTTCCGCGCCCAGCAGCCGTTCGACGTACTCCTCCTGCCCGCCGCCTTCACCTACACCACCGGCAAAGCCCACTGGCAAACCCTGCTGCAAGCCCGCGCCATCGAAAACCAATGCTACGTTATCGCCGCCGCCCAAGGCGGCCTGCACGACAGCGGCCGGCGCACCTATGGCCACAGCATGATTATCGACCCCTGGGGCGAAATCCTCGCCGAGCGGCCAGAAGGCGAAGGCTGGATCATGGCCGAACTCAAGCCCCAACGCCTGCACACCGTGCGCAACCAACTACCCGCCCTGCAACACCGCCGGTTTTAA
- a CDS encoding class 1 fructose-bisphosphatase, which translates to MPTLSQFLQQHLSEHHLPAELGSVVSTIVQACQTISVQVRQGALAGVLGEAGSSNVQDEAQKKLDVIANQILIDALRANSAVAGLASEEEEQFVPAGDQGRYLVLFDPLDGSSNIDINISVGTIFSILEKPAGPLSAHSFLQSGRAQVASGYALYGPQTQLVLCLRHGVAVFTLDAGGQFVQTQLNPQIPQATREFAINMSNQRHWQPPMQQYIAELLAGETGPRGKNYNMRWVASMVAEIHRILMRGGIFMYPKDARDPAKPGKLRLMYEANPLSLIIEQAGGAATNARENMLDIQPEGLHQRVAVIMGSREEVDYATRLHQQ; encoded by the coding sequence ATGCCCACCCTGTCCCAATTTCTCCAGCAACACCTCTCCGAACACCACCTCCCCGCCGAATTAGGCAGCGTGGTTTCCACCATCGTCCAAGCCTGCCAAACCATCAGCGTCCAAGTGCGCCAGGGTGCGCTCGCCGGCGTGCTGGGCGAGGCAGGCAGCAGCAATGTGCAAGACGAAGCCCAGAAAAAACTGGACGTTATCGCCAACCAAATCCTGATTGACGCTTTGCGCGCCAACTCCGCCGTGGCCGGCCTGGCCAGCGAAGAAGAAGAGCAGTTCGTACCCGCCGGCGATCAAGGCCGTTATCTCGTGCTGTTCGACCCTTTAGACGGCTCGTCCAATATCGACATCAATATTTCGGTCGGCACTATTTTCTCCATCTTGGAAAAACCCGCAGGCCCGCTCTCCGCCCACTCCTTCCTGCAAAGCGGCCGTGCCCAAGTAGCCAGCGGCTATGCGCTCTACGGGCCGCAAACCCAGCTCGTGCTCTGCCTGCGCCACGGCGTGGCCGTGTTTACCCTGGATGCGGGCGGCCAATTTGTCCAAACCCAGCTCAACCCGCAAATCCCGCAGGCCACGCGCGAATTTGCCATTAATATGTCCAACCAGCGCCATTGGCAGCCGCCCATGCAGCAATACATTGCCGAACTGCTCGCTGGGGAAACCGGCCCCCGCGGCAAAAACTACAATATGCGCTGGGTGGCCAGCATGGTGGCCGAAATCCACCGCATCCTCATGCGCGGCGGCATCTTTATGTATCCCAAAGACGCGCGTGACCCGGCCAAGCCCGGCAAACTGCGCCTGATGTATGAAGCCAACCCCTTGAGCCTCATCATCGAACAAGCAGGCGGCGCAGCCACCAACGCCCGCGAAAACATGCTCGATATCCAGCCCGAAGGCCTGCACCAGCGCGTGGCCGTAATCATGGGCAGCCGCGAAGAAGTGGATTACGCCACCCGCTTGCACCAACAATAA
- a CDS encoding DUF2059 domain-containing protein, which translates to MPHSLRRSIFLSLALAALLIALPAAAQTPSDESLNRLIELQDTPSQIRTILSSSPDIVKQYITRRLSNDTELTPTQRTALAEVLQRYTLRADREIFQSEEVLSELRRIQYDAMRKTYTQEEVDAMIAFYGTPIGQSVLRKQGEFAKTYMPSLISMIDRHNQQAFQRLWPDLQREIEVIMRPNRPGSGKRR; encoded by the coding sequence ATGCCGCATAGCCTCCGCCGGTCTATCTTCCTCAGCCTCGCCTTGGCCGCACTCTTGATTGCCCTGCCCGCCGCCGCGCAAACCCCGTCTGACGAATCCCTTAACCGGCTGATTGAGTTGCAGGATACCCCCTCCCAAATCCGGACCATCCTGTCCTCATCCCCCGATATAGTCAAACAGTACATTACCCGCCGCCTCAGTAATGATACCGAACTGACGCCAACACAACGCACCGCGCTGGCAGAGGTTTTACAGCGCTATACCCTCCGTGCCGACCGTGAAATTTTCCAATCGGAAGAGGTTTTGAGCGAATTACGCCGTATTCAGTACGATGCCATGCGCAAAACTTATACTCAAGAAGAAGTAGATGCCATGATTGCTTTCTACGGAACGCCAATCGGACAAAGCGTATTGCGCAAGCAAGGTGAATTTGCAAAAACCTATATGCCATCGCTGATTAGCATGATAGATAGGCATAACCAGCAAGCTTTCCAACGCCTGTGGCCGGATCTCCAACGCGAAATAGAAGTCATCATGCGCCCAAACCGCCCCGGCAGCGGCAAACGCCGTTAA